In one window of Brassica rapa cultivar Chiifu-401-42 chromosome A07, CAAS_Brap_v3.01, whole genome shotgun sequence DNA:
- the LOC103850384 gene encoding uncharacterized protein LOC103850384 produces the protein MADSSLWVRWIQCYLIRKNSFWSIKENTSSGSWVWKKLLKLRGLAQQFLRKEIRNGECTSFWYGSWSRFGPLIEILGERGPLDLGIPNSFSVAEVKRMRRRRNHKVDILNQVEEEIRKLGNQQDEDITLWKHAEGKYMAKFTTSNTWDQIRDTKPICDWSKGVWFSHSTPKYSFMIWVTLKGRLQTTDRMMRWNNSINTECVLCNEESESCAHLFFGCRYSENVWRNLAGGLMQDMFTTDWSNLIRIVSKPWLTPIKTFLLRYTLQAAMHTIWWERNTRRHGEDPKTMATLTQLVDKNIRLKLLAVKGKGNYLEEGLITWFGTRLDL, from the coding sequence ATGGCAGATTCATCATTGTGGGTCAGATGGATTCAGTGTTATTTGATCAGGAAGAACTCGTTCTGGTCGATCAAAGAGAACACAAGTTCTGGATCTTGGGTATGGAAAAAATTACTAAAGTTAAGGGGTCTTGCACAGCAGTTTCTCAGGAAGGAAATCAGAAATGGAGAGTGTACTTCTTTCTGGTATGGGAGTTGGTCTCGATTTGGTCCATTAATAGAGATACTCGGAGAGAGAGGTCCACTTGATTTGGGGATTCCTAACAGTTTCTCTGTTGCGGAGGTTAAgagaatgagaagaagaagaaatcacaAAGTGGATATTCTTAATCAAGTTGAAGAGGAGATACGTAAACTTGGGAATCAACAAGATGAAGATATTACTCTTTGGAAGCATGCTGAAGGGAAGTATATGGCTAAGTTTACAACAAGTAACACTTGGGACCAGATTCGAGATACTAAACCGATTTGTGATTGGAGTAAGGGTGTATGGTTCTCTCATTCTACTCCGAAATACTCGTTCATGATATGGGTTACATTGAAGGGGAGGTTGCAGACAACTGATAGAATGATGAGATGGAATAATTCTATAAATACAGAATGTGTCCTGTGCAATGAGGAATCTGAATCATGTGCACACCTCTTCTTTGGATGTCGGTATTCAGAGAACGTTTGGAGGAACCTGGCTGGAGGTCTTATGCAAGACATGTTCACTACTGATTGGAGTAACCTGATAAGGATTGTCTCGAAGCCTTGGCTAACGCCTATCAAGACTTTCCTCCTCAGATACACTCTACAGGCTGCGATGCACACAATTTGGTGGGAGAGGAATACTCGTAGGCATGGGGAAGATCCTAAAACCATGGCTACTCTGACACAGCTTGTAGATAAAAATATAAGACTAAAGCTACTTGCAGTGAAAGGGAAGGGAAATTACTTAGAAGAAGGGCTGATTACTTGGTTTGGGACAAGACTAGATTTATGA
- the LOC103850147 gene encoding cyclic dof factor 2: MSDPAMKLFGKTIPLPELVCVDSSSSYTEHQHQNPVRLSDSCTGDDEEMGDSGLAGDDVWFHGGDSESEKEEKANQCGEESSNVTMASSTKTDEESSSQNNETCSREGKLKKPDKILPCPRCNSMETKLCYYNNYNVNQPRHFCKKCQRYWTAGGTMRNVPVGAGRRKNKSLASHYNRYVGITSAEDMHKAAARTDPNLMTIGSDSVLCESMASGLNLAEKSMLNTQTGLQEEPNEGLKITVPLKNKETVAISPRTWTVLPFYPPPAYWSCPGVSPGTWNSFTWMPQPISPSGGSSPYSPTLGKHSRDESIAEPGTKRISGRCLWVPKTLRIDDPEEAAKSSIWETLGIKKDEKADTFRAFRSSHKVKSCLSDGKLPGRRLELLANPAALSRSANFHESS; this comes from the exons ATGTCTGATCCGGCGATGAAGCTATTTGGGAAGACGATTCCTTTACCTGAGCTTGTCTGTGTTGATTCTTCTTCTAGCTATACCGAACATCAACACCAGAATCCAGTTCGGTTATCAGATTCTTGTACCGGAGATGATGAAGAGATGGGTGACTCCGGTTTAGCAGGAGATGATGTTTGGTTTCACGGTGGAGACAGCGAGAGTGAAAAG GAAGAGAAAGCTAATCAGTGTGGGGAAGAATCTAGTAACGTTACTATGGCATCATCTACAAAGACGGATGAAGAGTCGTCGTCACAGAACAACGAGACTTGCTCGCGAGAGGGGAAACTAAAGAAACCCGACAAGATTCTGCCTTGCCCTCGATGCAACAGCATGGAGACCAAGTTATGTTACTACAACAACTACAACGTTAACCAGCCTCGCCATTTCTGCAAGAAATGTCAGAGATATTGGACAGCTGGTGGAACTATGAGGAACGTTCCTGTTGGTGCAGGGAGACGCAAGAACAAGAGCTTGGCTTCTCATTATAACCGTTATGTAGGCATAACATCTGCGGAAGATATGCACAAGGCAGCGGCAAGAACCGATCCTAATCTCATGACTATTGGATCTGATTCAGTCCTTTGTGAATCCATGGCTTCAGGTTTGAATCTTGCTGAAAAGTCAATGTTGAACACACAAACCGGACTGCAAGAAGAACCCAATGAAGGTTTGAAGATTACCGTTCCTTTAAAAAACAAGGAGACTGTAGCAATCAGCCCAAGAACGTGGACGGTATTACCGTTTTACCCTCCACCAGCTTACTGGAGCTGCCCGGGGGTTTCACCAGGGACATGGAACAGCTTCACTTGGATGCCACAACCCATTTCACCATCTGGTGGGTCTAGTCCATATTCCCCAACACTTGGTAAACATTCACGAGACGAGAGCATTGCTGAACCAGGAACAAAAAGAATATCCGGGAGATGCCTGTGGGTTCCCAAGACGCTGAGGATCGATGATCCAGAGGAAGCTGCTAAAAGTTCGATATGGGAAACACTGGGAATCAAGAAGGACGAAAAGGCAGACACTTTCAGGGCTTTTAGGTCATCACACAAAGTAAAAAGTTGTCTTTCTGATGGAAAACTTCCGGGAAGACGACTGGAACTGCTAGCTAATCCTGCTGCTCTTTCAAGGTCAGCGAATTTCCATGAAAGCTCATAG
- the LOC103850149 gene encoding probable calcium-binding protein CML46 codes for MTANHLYCLITMEKSSLSQCKHSSSFPLFGLVDFFLIGFFRWVSFAQIFFSRFCHLPQHEHCVSEKKSKDLEIQSLIKHGNGLCIEDAEMVMQSLGLFTDQESEGLQKRYSSEELSNLFEEKEPSLEEVKQAFDVFDENRDGFLDPIDLQRVLSILGLKQGSNLENCRRMIRSFHGNKNGRIDFQGFVKFMENNFC; via the coding sequence ATGACTGCAAACCACTTGTACTGTCTTATAACCATGGAAAAGAGTTCCTTGTCCCAATgcaaacattcttcttctttccctTTGTTTGGTCTGGTGGATTTTTTCCTCATCGGCTTTTTCAGATGGGTTTCTTTCGCTCAGATCTTTTTCTCCAGGTTCTGTCATCTTCCTCAACACGAGCATTGTGTTTCGGAGAAGAAGAGCAAAGATCTTGAAATCCAGAGTTTGATCAAACATGGTAATGGTCTTTGTATAGAAGATGCAGAGATGGTGATGCAAAGCTTAGGACTTTTCACCGACCAAGAAAGCGAGGGACTTCAGAAACGTTACAGTTCAGAGGAACTATCGAATCTGTTTGAAGAGAAAGAACCAAGTTTGGAGGAAGTGAAGCAGGCTTTTGATGTCTTTGATGAAAACAGAGATGGATTTCTTGATCCCATAGATCTGCAGAGAGTTTTGTCAATCCTTGGTTTGAAGCAAGGATCTAACCTTGAGAACTGCAGAAGAATGATCAGATCATTCCACGGAAACAAAAATGGAAGAATCGATTTCCAGGGATTTGTGAAATTCATGGAGAACAACTTCTGCTGA
- the LOC103850148 gene encoding pentatricopeptide repeat-containing protein At5g39680, with the protein MSVLPILERRVVKLNKLTSLLPKPIEALPRVDHLCAHLKVCAKSSYLRTGESIHAHLIIRNQSSRAEHAWQITSLINLYMKCGKTVRAHKLFDSMPERSVVSWCSLMKGYQDSGFDFEVLKLFKSMIFSGESQPNEFVATIVFKSCSNSGRIEEGKQCHGCFLKHGLMSHEYVRNTLLYMYASCSGTREAIKILDDLPCCDLLAFNSALSGYLEHGALEEGLDVLRRMAEEDLVWDDFTCMSSLKLCSSLRDLELARQVHSRMVRLGFDCHDDVSGALINMYGKCGNPLYAQRVYNGTKTLNIVLNTSIMDAYFQNKSYEEALNLFAKMETKEVPPNEFTFAVLLNSTAELSLLRQGDLLHGLVVKSGFRNHVMVGNALVNMYAKSGSIEDAWKAFSGMAFRDIVTWNTMICGFSHHGLGMEALEAFEEMMSAGEFPNRITFIGVLQACSHMGFVEQGHYYFNHLMKQFGVEPDLQHYTCVVGLLSKAGLFEDAEYFMRTAPIGWDVVAWRALLNACYVRRNYSLGKKVAEYAIEMHPNDSGIYILLSNIHAKSKEWDGVARVRSLMKERRVKKEPGVSWIGIRNKTHVFLSEDNQHAEIVLIYEKVKEVLAKIRPLGYAPDIAGAYHDVDEEQRENNLSYHSEKLAVAYGLMKTPDKSPLYVTKNVRICDDCHSAIKLISRLSDRLIVVRDSNRFHHFQDGHCSCCDYW; encoded by the coding sequence ATGTCCGTCTTGCCTATACTCGAACGAAGAGTGGTAAAGCTGAACAAGCTTACGTCTTTATTACCCAAACCAATAGAAGCTCTTCCACGGGTTGATCACCTTTGTGCTCACTTAAAAGTCTGTGCCAAATCAAGTTATCTGAGGACTGGTGAATCGATTCACGCTCATTTGATCATAAGGAACCAATCATCTCGAGCTGAGCACGCATGGCAAATCACATCTCTGATCAATCTCTACATGAAATGCGGGAAAACAGTTCGTGCACACAAGCTGTTCGATTCAATGCCTGAGAGAAGTGTGGTTTCTTGGTGTTCGTTGATGAAAGGTTATCAAGATTCTGGGTTTGATTTCGAAGTTTTGAAGCTTTTCAAAAGTATGATTTTTTCTGGCGAATCGCAGCCTAATGAGTTTGTAGCCACCATAGTTTTTAAATCTTGTTCGAACTCTGGGAGAATCGAAGAAGGTAAGCAGTGTCATGGATGTTTTCTTAAACATGGTTTGATGTCACATGAGTATGTACGGAACACGCTTCTCTACATGTACGCGTCATGTTCTGGAACGAGAGAGGCTATCAAGATTTTGGATGATCTTCCGTGTTGTGATCTTCTTGCTTTTAACTCGGCTCTTAGTGGGTATTTGGAGCATGGTGCTTTAGAAGAAGGGCTTGATGTTTTGAGAAGGATGGCTGAGGAAGATTTGGTGTGGGACGACTTCACGTGCATGTCTTCTTTAAAGCTTTGCTCCAGTCTCAGAGATTTGGAGTTGGCTCGGCAGGTTCATAGCCGAATGGTAAGGCTTGGTTTCGACTGTCATGATGATGTTAGTGGTGCACTCATTAACATGTATGGTAAATGTGGTAACCCTTTATATGCTCAGAGAGTTTACAATGGTACGAAAACTCTAAACATCGTCTTGAACACATCGATCATGGATGCTTACTTCCAGAACAAGTCTTATGAGGAGGCTCTGAATCTGTTTGCAAAGATGGAAACCAAAGAGGTTCCACCTAACGAGTTCACCTTTGCTGTTTTGTTAAACTCGACCGCTGAGCTCTCTCTTCTAAGACAAGGAGATCTTCTACACGGTCTTGTCGTGAAATCTGGTTTTAGGAACCATGTAATGGTTGGCAATGCGTTAGTTAACATGTACGCCAAAAGCGGCAGCATCGAGGATGCGTGGAAAGCGTTCTCAGGCATGGCTTTTAGAGACATAGTTACTTGGAACACAATGATATGTGGCTTCTCACATCATGGACTGGGGATGGAAGCGCTTGAAGCCTTTGAGGAAATGATGTCTGCGGGAGAGTTCCCTAACCGCATAACTTTCATCGGCGTGTTGCAAGCTTGTAGCCATATGGGTTTCGTGGAGCAAGGTCATTACTACTTTAACCATTTGATGAAGCAGTTTGGTGTTGAGCCTGATCTACAGCATTATACATGCGTTGTTGGACTCTTGAGCAAGGCTGGCTTGTTCGAAGACGCTGAGTATTTCATGAGAACAGCTCCTATAGGATGGGATGTTGTTGCATGGAGAGCGTTGCTAAATGCTTGCTACGTTCGCAGGAACTACAGTTTAGGAAAGAAGGTGGCGGAATACGCCATTGAGATGCATCCGAACGATTCAGGGATCTATATATTGTTGTCCAATATCCATGCCAAGTCCAAGGAATGGGACGGTGTGGCTAGAGTGCGTTCTTTGATGAAGGAGAGGCGTGTTAAGAAGGAGCCTGGAGTAAGCTGGATAGGTATACGAAACAAAACCCATGTGTTTCTTTCAGAGGATAATCAACACGCCGAGATTGTGCTGATTTACGAAAAGGTGAAGGAAGTTTTGGCAAAGATCAGGCCGTTAGGGTATGCGCCTGATATTGCTGGAGCTTACCATGATGTAGACGAAGAGCAGAGAGAGAACAACCTCTCTTATCATAGCGAGAAGCTAGCTGTGGCTTACGGTCTGATGAAAACGCCTGACAAGTCACCGTTGTACGTGACTAAAAACGTGAGGATATGTGATGATTGTCACTCTGCAATCAAGCTTATCTCAAGGCTCTCTGACCGGTTAATAGTTGTCAGGGATTCCAACCGGTTCCATCATTTTCAAGACGGTCACTGTTCTTGTTGTGATTACTGGTGA
- the LOC103850151 gene encoding AIG2-like protein A: MSSSGTQLHNVFVYGSFQEPDVTYVMLERTPESISATLPGFTRKRLKGCLYPCIVPSEEGEVHGKVIMGLTDEELRNLDAVEGNEFERVTVGVVREDNSEKMPAKTYIWINKNDPDLDGEWDFEEWKRLHKKKFIETFKEIMEWMKDPQGKGRDTFSHALREDQVNQSS; encoded by the exons aTGAGTAGCTCCGGTACGCAGCTTCACAATGTTTTTGTCTACGGTAGCTTTCAGGAGCCTGACGTCACTTATGTCATGCTTGAACGTACTCCTGAAAGTATCTCTGCCACACTCCCTGGCTT TACGAGGAAGAGGCTTAAAGGATGTTTGTATCCATGTATTGTGCCGtctgaggaaggagaagtcCATGGAAAG GTAATAATGGGGTTAACGGATGAAGAACTTAGGAACTTAGATGCAGTTGAGGGTAATGAATTTGAGAGAGTGACAGTTGGTGTTGTACGAGAG GACAACTCGGAGAAGATGCCTGCCAAAACATATATATGGATCAATAAGAATGATCCTGATCTTGATGGAGAATGGGATTTCGAG GAATGGAAAAGACTACACAAGAAGAAATTCATAGAGACTTTCAAAGAAATCATGGAATGGATGAAGGATCCTCAGGGAAAGGGACGGGATACATTCAGCCATGCCCTCCGCGAAGATCAAGTGAATCAATCGTCTTGA
- the LOC103850152 gene encoding putative NAC domain-containing protein 94, whose protein sequence is MDDEESNNVERFDDVVLPGFRFHPTDEELVSFYLKRKVLHRSLPFELIKKVDIYKYDPWDLPKLAAMGEKEWYFYCPRDRKYRNSTRPNRVTGGGFWKATGTDRPIYSLDSTRCIGLKKSLVFYRGRAAKGIKTDWMMHEFRLPSLSDSHRSSSYPSYNNKKQHHNINNKEIPSSDAWAICRIFKKTNSVSSQRSVPQSWLHPAIPETSQYNSVSQTTTLFASTDVFSNIPTRQNLSSSPVDEPASFTESAAAYFASQMLGVPYNIARNNGTGDAMFLRNSETENVLFPSNNEDNYFHNLAGGLTHELPNVRSMVETGFETTASEMSATYSPPNT, encoded by the exons ATGGATGATGAAGAAAGCAACAACGTAGAAAGATTCGATGACGTCGTTTTGCCAGGGTTTAGGTTTCATCCCACAGACGAAGAACTCGTAAGTTTCTACCTGAAACGGAAGGTTCTACACAGATCTCTTCCCTTTGAACTCATCAAAAAAGTCGATATCTATAAATACGATCCGTGGGACCTCCCAA AGCTTGCAGCGATGGGGGAGAAAGAGTGGTACTTTTACTGTCCAAGAGACAGGAAATATCGAAACAGCACGAGGCCTAACCGTGTAACTGGAGGTGGATTCTGGAAAGCAACCGGAACTGACCGGCCAATATACTCATTGGACTCCACTCGATGCATCGGTTTGAAGAAGTCGCTTGTGTTCTACCGTGGTCGAGCTGCTAAAGGAATCAAAACCGATTGGATGATGCACGAATTTCGCCTCCCTTCTCTCTCTGACTCTCATCGCTCATCGTCGTATCCCAGTTACAATAACAAGAAGCAACACCATAACATCAACAATAAAGAGATTCCTTCAAGC gatgCTTGGGCTATTTGCAGAATATTTAAGAAGACGAACTCAGTATCATCACAAAGATCAGTCCCACAATCATGGCTTCATCCGGCAATACCTGAAACCAGCCAATACAACTCAGTGTCACAAACCACAACTCTTTTTGCTTCAACAGACGTTTTCAGCAACATACCAACAAGACAAAACCTTAGCTCTTCTCCAGTAGACGAACCCGCAAGCTTCACAGAGTCGGCTGCTGCTTATTTTGCTTCTCAGATGCTCGGAGTTCCGTACAACATAGCTAGAAACAACGGAACAGGGGATGCTATGTTTCTGAGAAACAGTGAAACAGAGAATGTTCTGTTTCCTAGCAACAATGAGGATAACTACTTTCACAACTTGGCCGGAGGATTGACTCACGAGCTTCCGAATGTAAGATCAATGGTCGAGACTGGTTTTGAGACGACCGCTAGTGAGATGTCGGCGACGTATTCCCCTCCTAACACTTAA